A segment of the Doryrhamphus excisus isolate RoL2022-K1 chromosome 7, RoL_Dexc_1.0, whole genome shotgun sequence genome:
AAAACAATAACCAATGTGTCGTATAATGGAGATTGACGTTAAGTTATATGAAGATTGACTGCCAGTAGCGGTTCTAGCTTCATTGGCGTTCTGTtccagacccccccaccccacccccgctACGTGAGCGAGTTAGTGGTTGGAGTTGATGACCCCCCCTGTTCTTTTGTGCTATTTACTGAAGTGTTTGCTAAGATGCACCCATCAAATCAAAGATCACTTCCTTAAATTAAATAGAagtctacttcctgttttaacCAATCTGTTTTATCCACTTCATGCAGGCGTTATTGGGGGTGTTGGTATGACATGCATGTTGACCGGTTGAATAGGcctgtttgggggggggtgttaggaGTGAAGTATGGAAGAGACGACTCGAAATAGAAAAGACTGGGAATGAAAAAAGACCCTGTGCTTTCATTTTTAGACGTGTGCCCTTTGTGTGTCATGCAAAGGTTGTGCCGAGTGTTCATCTGATCTCTGCATGGACACTGGACTCATCTTCCAAGCTACGCTATTGTGTTACAAGCTTTTATTAGATCAAGGGTGTCCTACAAACATATAGTTTGTAACGTCAGTAGGTCAGAACTTGACCGTAAGAGTGCTATATGTGTTTGCAACCagtctttcaaaaaaaaaaaaaaaagtatatttttttcttctgatgCAGGATTCCCTTAAAGAAATTCCGCTCCATCAGGCGCGAGTTGACAGACTCTGGGAAACGTGCAGAGGAGCTTCAGGTCGACACGCACTCCCTGAAGTACAACACTGGCTTCCCCTCCAGTAGTGGACCCACTCCGGAGACCCTGAAGAACTACCTGGATGTAGGCACCAGTCTTGGCTTATTTTCTTAACACAATGCAACTTAAAAATACAGCTTTGACAATGGAGCGTAAAGGATTTCACACATTACACACGCCCCACATAGCCAAAGAACGCCGGATGCTATGCCTTACCATAGGCAACATAAAATATAtccaaaatatcaatatcaaaacCTAAGGAAAGACGTCATATATTTAATCAACAAGATTAGTTCCACGTTAGGCATGCACAAAAAAAGTCTTTATTCacatgcaatttaaaaaaaatatatgaatacagtgttccctcatttatcgcgggcaaaggttcccaaaatagcccgcaATAAATTAAATCCGTTAAGtagtcaattttttttacagttattataccatattttctggactataagtcgcacaaggccaaaaatacataattaggtagaaaaaaccctacataagtcgcactggagtataagtcgcatttattatttattttaatttaatttaagtaatttattttacaagctACTTGacccaaaacagacattacgtcctcttggaaggcaacttctaacaataataaaagaatatagaacaggctgaataggtgtaagatatgctaacacaatgcttattcagctacacaaaaaataaacatgaacagaaaaggtgtccggtgtttatgtaacataaaaagtttttttcatttataagtcgctttggagtataagtcgcaggaacagccaacctatgaaaaaaagtgctacttatagtccggaaaatacggtatatgtttTAAGCTTGTAAGAGCCCTCACCATACTATATATCATACATTTCTGTCATATTTAGACAtgctaaaaagttataattttgttggaattttaatgatttatctACTaggttggacacaagaaatgATTAAGTGACTTAAGCGCGTATTTCACTCTTATAGTACCATCCCGGCACCATTGGGctgtggcgtttttgtgtccttgttgttCCGTAACGGTGCCCTACAGCCATTACTAGCTTACAGCCTAACGTCCTTCAACTGTGTGTTTTGTCTGCAACCGTACGGCGTTCAATTGCAATGTTAGCCGTTTTGTCGTATTCTTTGCTAGCAGTGACCACAACAAGACACGAAGgagattgacaatggtctacagccaattaGGACGCAGAAGACAAATAGGCGGTGCCTACAGAAAAGAGAGCGGGACCGCGGCCTCATGCTGAAGCGCAGAACTACAATTCCCAACTTaccacaatgcaattcttcttaaagggccagactcgGCCTGTAACAGCATTCATACACTACACtaaatagtaaaatattaatatttaaaaataataccgCATCCCAAACCGTTTTAGTCAAGGACTCCCGCTGCATGAAGGCGATACTTCCTCTTCGCACTTCCTGTCCAAAAGCAGAGCAAGATGATTCGGGTTGTTCATGCTATTAAAATCCTCACCTTGTCGCCGTCCACAGGCCCAGTATTATGGTGACATCAGCCTGGGAACCCCCCCTCAACCCTTCACGGTGGTCTTCGACACCGGTTCCTCCAACCTGTGGGTGCCCTCGGTCCACTGCTCCCTCCTAGACATCGCTTGCCGTGAGTCCTTCCTCCCAAAGCAGCGTTTTATCCAAGACTGTATAAGACATCATGCTATGTTTCTGCAGTGCTGCACAACAAATATAATTCCGACAAGTCCAGCACGTACGTGAAGAACGGCACTTCCTTCGCCATCCAGTACGGAAGCGGCAGTTTGTCGGGCTACCTCAGTCAGGACACGTGCACCGTGAGCTGGAACCCCAACGCTGCGGCATCGCCGTAAACGAGTCAAACTCCGTGAGCGTCTGTGTTCCCTTTTGCTAGGTGGGAGATTTAGCCGTGCAGAACCAGCTCTTCGGGGAAGCAATCAAGCAACCCGGCGTGGCATTTATCGCCGCCAAGTTCGACGGGATCCTCGGTATGGCCTACCCGCGCATCTCGGTGGATGGCGTGGCGCCGGTCTTTGACAACATCATGCAGCAGAAGAAGGTGGAGAAGAACGAGTTCTCCTTCTATCTGAACAGGTGGGGGACGTACCTGCTAACCTCCTACTGAATTCCGGCTTGTTTTTTCTGGCATAAAATTGAgcctaggctgcacggtggtcgagtggttagcgcgcagacctcacagctaggagaccaggattcaattccaccctcggccatctgtgtggagtttgcatgttctcgccgtgcatgcgtgggtttttccgggtactccggtttcctcccacattccaaaaacatgctaggttaattagccactccaaattgtccataggtatgaatgtgagtgtgaatggttgtttgtctatatgtgccctgtgattggctgtggccaccagtccagggtgtaccccgcctctctcttgaagacagctgggataggctccagcacccccccacccccgcaacccccgtgaggaaaagcggtagaaaatgaatgagtagtctgagcaaagaaaacctgttttagcattattagagacctctcggcatgaaatagcacccctatggtcggCTTTTCACCTAATAAAGTAGTTGATTGAGtgggtgacggacaggaagtcctgggtgtaccccgcctctctcttgaagacagctgggataggctccagcaccccctgtgaccctcgtgaggataagcggtagaaaatgaatgaatgaaaattgagACTAAACTAAGGCTGTGTTTCAGTCTGCACAATTCCACggaatgttgtttttaatttttgggaaaatccACCAATTGGGCCATTTATTGTTAGAAACCCAAACCGCACACAATGTAAGTGTAGCACACGGATGATGCAGGtactttgggctgcacggtgtttgagtggttaacactcagacccgagttcaattccaccttcggccatctctgcgtgaagtttgcatgctaggttaattggcgactccaaattgtccataggtatgaatgtgagtgtgaatggttgtttgtctatatgtgccctgtgattggctgtggccaccagtccggggtgtaccccgcctctcgccccaagacagctgggataggctccagcactccccacgactcttgtgaggataagcagtagaaaatgaatgaatgaatttataccACGCATGATATGCCGGGAAGCCTCTTTTGAAGCACGCtttccaaacaggaagttacccagcatgccttgtgggttataatgtacagtattgccTAAGACGAAGCTAAGACCGCGGGCGATGGGTTCAGCGTCCCCGGCCGGTAAGGTTCAAAGGTACAAGTATTATCACGTAAGTAGCACGGTCATGAGGAATTGAACAATACTGGCCGTGTTGtacaacaacttcctgtttctaGTGCTTATGGTGCCCTAATGTAACGTCATGGGGAACGCTGATCTTGATGAAATGAAAGCTTTTATGAAACCTGTGTGTAATGGTGTCACTGGTAGGAACCCAGACACCCAGCCCGGTGGTGAGCTGCTGCTGGGAGGAACGGATCCCAAGTACTACACTGGCGATTTCAGCTACGTCAACGTAACCCGCCAGGCCTACTGGCAGATCCGCATGGACACGTGAGTGCACCAATCAGACTACATGTTGTTATGCACAGCAAAGATTGCTttaatgtgtatatgtgtgtgtcaggtTGCAGGTGGGCAGCCAGCTGAGTTTATGTAAAGGTGGCTGTGAAGCCATCGTGGACACGGGCACCTCTCTCATCACAGGCCCGGCTGCGGAGGTCAAGGCTCTGCAGAAAGCCATCGGGGCCATTCCGCTCATCCAGGGAGAGGTGAGAAGACGACAAACCCTCACGCCATAGTATATAGTAGCTTAAGTGTCaatttcgggctgcacggcggtcgagtggttagcgcgcagacctcacagctaggagacccggcttcaataccaccctcgtttacatggaattgaaccctcggccaaaaatacaaaatacaatattgcattttttaaaaaataatttgttataaATGATTGTTTTGGATGCATagtggagagtggttagtgcacaaacctcacagcaaggatacccgggttcaataccaccctcgtttgcatggaattgaaccctcggccaaaaatacaaaatacaatattgcatttttttttttataatttgttaTAAATGATTGTTTTGGATGcatggtggagagtggttagtgcacaaacctcacagcaaggagacccggctTCAATACCAACCTCGTttgcatggaattgaaccctcggccaaaaatacaaaatacaatattgcatttttttttttaaataattgtttttttttgtttttttttagcctcacagctaggagacccgtgttcgattccaccctcggacatctcagAGTTgtctcggagtttgcatgttctcattgtgcatgcgtgggtttcctcccacattccaaaaacatgctaggttaattagccactccaaattgtccataggtatgaatgtgagtgtgaatggttgtttgtctatatgtgccctgtgattggctggccaccagtccagggtgtaccccgcctctcgcccgaagacagctgggataggctccagcaccccccccccccaaccctcgtgaggaaaagcggtagaaaatgaatgtaactgttacatttgttcacttcctgctttcctaatatggtttaagtttttttttttttttttttttttaaatcacgtaccaaagtactaggTCTGGTCATACCAtacattgtatggtcatatcacctcgtacttggaatgaaaatgtcatttgtcGAAATCTAAGCAGGTTTGTGTATCATAAATTCCAGCCATCACTATCCATGTTTTCCAGTACATGGTGAACTGTGAGAAGATCCCAACCCTGCCCGTGATCACCTTCAACGTGGGCGGCAATTCCTACAAGCTGACCGGAGACCAGTATGTCCTCAAGGTGAGACCGCGTTCttgttgtcccctgtccatCCGCGCGGGGGGCGCAGAGGTGGTTTCCAACTCTTAACAATACCACATTGTAAAATGAGCGTGAGGTCACCACAAACAGCGTAGCCTTGTTTGCTTTGGCTAAGTCATGAGGGGGCGGCTTTGTTGTTGGGACAAGGATTacgcagaacacacacacacacacacacacggcttcATACTCACCCATTGCCTGTCTTTTGTGAACGTCCAGGAAAGCCAAGCGGGAAAGACCATCTGTCTGAGTGGGTTCATGGGTCTGGACATCCCACCCCCAGCAGGTCCCCTGTGGATTCTGGGAGACGTCTTCATCGGGCAGTATTACACCGTGTTCGATCGGGAGAACAACCGAGTGGGGTTTGCTAAGTCCAAATGAGCACGTACGGTCATAAACACGCCTCATgtttttattctatattttcatCGGGCAACGCTAAAGAAATAACACTTTGATAAAATGGAAATTCATCAGCGTACAGCtacaatatcataaaaaaaaattcagaaataTGAGTACTCCCTCACGTGAGGTAGTGTACATGCTGCAGtggtatactatatatatatatatatatatatatatataccacacaAAAAGTCTGTGCAGTGCACATTGTGTTGCTTTGCAATCAAACTATTGCGCAATAGGTGTTTTTGTTGACATGCACTCCACTGAAAAGGTACGTAAAGCGACAAAATAATTAACGTGCGCTGATTGAGCAAGTGgctgtattttgtttttgttttttttttttaaaaaaacaacctcttTCGTGATCTGTTTTggttcttttttcctttttaaatcaGGGATTGGATTAGGCGTTTCAATGACTATTTTAGgcattgtgattggctgaaataaatGCTATTCAAACAATCACGTGTGCACGGGTTCTTTGTAAGCATTATTAACTATGTGACACTTTTGAGTGCGTAAGTGagaataacagtaatatattgtatattatgtaGGCTTATAtaatagtggaaccttggttagaaactaattttaaaataaatgtaccgGTAATACAAATGAAGTTCTACGCTACGGCTGTGTACTAAGAGTGTGGAAAATAATAGATATTAAGCAATACATCGATGCGCATGCGCACGATGTGAGTGCATTGGCTCCATTCATTCACTGTGTATGGATGTAATTGACaggcgatgcgtttgtgggcaTTTGTaaaaatccaatgcaagcgccgttttattaatgttcaacttcaccccatatgctgttccccaggcgcaATGAACGCACCATCGTTATTTGGCGTTTTGTGTTAAATACCGACGGAAGACGTGAGGctcatacaactactagtaaaacaacaTGGACGTTCGCGCTCAaacagcagcgaggaagtttccatatttaaccccccccccgcaacgtttaaatggaaTGTTTGGAAACATTATTCGCAAAAAACGacggaaagctcgacaaaacgttTGAAAAGAAACCGTACACCCCTCCTAAAAAGGGAACACCGtaacacggacaagtctaccgccgtCTCCCCGTCATGTCCTCGTCGGACACCggggaagaaccaagcaaatcaggtcagttgATCTTCACCTGCTTTCCAAATtatccaggagctatttgtcgtTAGAACAGCAGAAAAAATGGCTTCTTTCTGAATttggaaacaattttaaaatgttataagTTGTTTTCCATTTTATGCTCCTcgctactgtattagcctagctgctagcttattcatattagcagtatgtttagcagacaggaatataaacaaacattgattccactgttgaaagtgtcactttaactttgttgttgttgctgtactttgttttttacagcagtaaatgtgaaattgtgtgaaaagttgtttttgaaaagttattgctgttttaagatggcaaaaagaatgatcaagaagtgatgtatagtaaaaaaaaaagacagctgggataggctccagcaccccgcaaccctcgtgaggaaaagcggtagaaaatgaatgagtagtatgagcaaagaaaacctgttttaacattattagagacctctaggcatgaaatagcacccctatggtcagcTTTTCACCTAATAAAGTAGTTGATTGAGTGgatgacggacaggaagtgacatcaacagttcagaattgagttttagcttggtgtgggtgACTCTCACTATTTTTAttactccagcaccccccgtggtgggtagacattatttttttcatattaaaatgaacaaagcattattagagccctgtagacatgacaaaacacgactatagtcacatttatactctttttatttacaacatattgcgcaactgcagggtcttgagacacatgctaactcgcaaactagagagctagcgacctaaacggtagcctccaagttatttcctttcaacttaaatagccaaaaacttaccacttccacacggatagggaggataactattaacagttatttaacctttaacatgaacatgaatcaaacgtaataattttttctgggtacatgataccatacagcatccatatcaaacttgcgcgggccgcactaacattcaactttcatatcaaggctgggggcctcaaactagtgtcctgcgggccacatttggcccgcgggtcgcgtgtttgagacccctgatataaatgatgaataaaagagataaatgaacatttaaggttacttttagcatcagtgaagaaaaacaataaacagaTTTTTTCAATGCCACAATATGTTAGCAAAATTGAAGCTATCAGAGACACTTCCTTCTCAGATTACCATCTAAGTTGTagatttacgagaataaagtcatattacgtGTCAGGGAGAATAGAGCTTAGCATAGGAAAAATGTTCCTCCAGTGTTATATTAATCATTCCAATtcatattaaacattaaattttACACTCACCATTTTATTTCTACCtcaaacattacagaaaaaagaGTTACGTTATGAGAAAAGCGAGCTAAACGTGCAAAAAAGGAGcgaaatattccaaatatgtaCACAGCACACAGCCTATATATCAGTCTATATATCATATCAGTGTGTGAGAGGAAGCTTAAACAATCATTTGTTAATATCAaacacactattattattatgatcacATAATATTTGCTGGAAAACCTGATGATTGTCTGTTCCATTGTTGCAAATGGTGACTCTGATACAGTGTGctcctaaagcaggggtgggcaaactgcggcctgcgggccatatCAGGCCAGCCAACGTATTAATCCAGCCCACcatttccaaattcctttttttccccaacgtTTAACCTGGAAAGTGTAGCCGGGAACATGACTTGCTTTGGTATTTTGGCACGCTGGAGTCGGTAAAATAGCAATTtgtagcttgtacaaaaaaacaacacaacatgttgacacacaagacacacacagtaacttatacaaatacatatctACATGCAAAACccatggcaaaaaaaaccaaaaacaccccaccgcaaggcatgctgggtaacttgtggtactctttctcccaatattttaaatatgcaaaatatgttgattAGGTAATCGGAGAAGAAAACAACGAGGAGTTAACATACTCGTCATATCCAAAGTTTTATTGTTCAGATTGTTGCCGCatccagcataccttgcgggcatttggaaattttaaagttttttttaaattatgtgcTCCAGGGCAGAGAGCATGCTCTGTCAGTGAAAAGCGTAAGCTACACCTTCCCCGTTATATGgagtattatttgtttttgttgttatgcaaattcGGAGCGGCCGAaccagagcaggaggggatggaaaaagaaaaaaaaaattaaattaaaatgcatgcatgtagagaaattTAATGAACGCTAGCAGAAATAgacttttgcatcagagtttcttggaaacgacaaggcagataattataagcagctggtggcaaacctcctgatgTCCTACAAAGTCACTGAAGATACAGTTTTTGTATAAAGGGAACTTTTACGTATTAAGTGATACTTTAGCTTCTTTTTCATAAGATAttcttatgtatatattatcttatatatatatatataagatagaGTTGAGATATTCTAGCACCTGATGTCTTAagatatttgttgtttatttttttttggcagataAAGAAGTGCAATTTAAATgatttcaaaatataatttttttttttttatcatttactatgatgatttttttattttttatttttttgacattttaatgatttaatttcattattgttacattttaattagAATTTTGTATAATTTCTACATCCTGTCTTATAGGGACACCCCTTTTCACTTCTTGGACGTTATCTCACGACCGCTATCAGTATtggtaataaaactaaaaaaataataataataaaaggaaaaaagagataataatatattattattattcacattcaTTGCAAATAAAgataacaaaacaaacagtttAAGGCGGGGTGGATCAAAATCGAGCAAATGGCCTCCAGTCTGCACTTGGGACACCCTTGGGACTGTTCAGATGGGTCGCGgtatccaacccccccccccccccccttcaacaTTTCTTGTGTCAGGCATCCGGACCATTCCCGTCCTTGTCTTTGTCCCCAGTAGCGCTACCCTGGTCCCGCTCAAGTCCGGGCTCCGGGCTGGAGCTTTCTTGCCCATCCTCAGACTGCACGCACGGGGCAGCAGGGTCTCTGACCACTCCCTCCATCACTaactcctcctccagctccgcCTGCGTCTCCTCCTCCACTCGGCCCACGGTGTCGGGGATAATCTCCACCTCGATATCCGAGGAGTCCTCGCTCTCCTTGAACCACACCGTCTTCTgcccctccttcctcctctgctTGGCCAGCATTGACCTTGAGCTGTAGTCATCCCCGTCCCCTCGACCCCTCCGAGACGGTCTCACCGAGGGGCTCCCTTTGGGGATGTGGTTTGCGAAGACGCCACAGGAGGAGCAGTGGCGGTTGCGTCTCCCCAACGGCGTGACTCGGCCCCCGGCCAGGGGGAAGGTGCTCCTTCGGGGAAGGCGCCCGCGCCCGCTTGCATCCGCCTCGTTCTGGAAGCCGTCGTTGGTGTACTGCAGGGAGTCCCTGTGGCCGGTGCGAGGCTGCTTAGACTTCAGGCAGTCCAAGCACTGCAAGGAAGAAACAGTTcagtggagggaaaaaaacagacaaaaaaaaataaaataaatataaaaatttaattaaaaatgtaaaaaatatgaaatgtatttttattaaaagtataaatattataaaaatatataaatatttgtgtcagagtgcaaattatgcttgaaatgtgactttccaggctgcacggtggtcaagtggttagcgcgcagacctcacagctaggagacccgagttcaattccaccctccgggtactccggttttcctcccacattccaaaaacatgctaggttaattagccactccaaattgtccataggtgagtgagaatgtgagtgtgaatggttgtttgtctatatgtgccctgtgattggctggccaccagtccagggtgtaccccgcctctcgcccgaagacagtatgggataggctccagcaccccctgcgaccctcgtcgtagaaaatgaatgaatgaatggatttgggctgcacggtgggcgagtggttagcgcgcagacctcacagctaggagaccagggttcaattccatcctcggccatctctgtgtgaagtttgcatgttctccccgtgcatgcgtgggatttctctgggtactccggttttcctcccacattccaaaaacatgctaggttaattagcgactccaaattgttcataggtatgaatgtgagtgtgaatggtcgtttgtctatatgtgccctgtgattggctggtcaccggtccagcccaaagacagctgggataggctccagcaccccccatgcgacccttgtgaggaaaagcggtagaaaatgaatgaatgtgtctttCCACAAAAAGCAGTCTTTCTCCCTTTTATTAGTTGgaaactaatattttcctgaaacttacctgtgttctgttgctgattactaaagtaGTACTAGGAATACTAGGAATATATTTGATGTGACAAATACATACGGCTGACCTCGCATATGTTGTCCACGCCCGAGTTGCCCTTCCACAAGCGGGAAATCAAGAAGCCAATCACGATGAGGCAGAGCACCAGCAGAGCCGCCATGACCAGCCCGAGAAGCGCCATGTCCCCCGCACGGTAGCCAACGTTGGAAGGGGACGGTATGGCGTCGGCTGCGGAGAAGATAAGTCCACTCAGAAAGTATTTACGTCCGTATTTAGTGTTTACCCAGGACCGTAACACACCACAAACTACGCAGCGGACATGTTCCTACCTGGGATGACTTGAACAGAAAGCGCCGCTGTGCCAAACTCTCCCGTTGTGGAGTCCACCGCCCTGAGCTGATTGGAGAATAACATACGTATATTTACTTATGAGACGCGTCGACGTGAAACGTTTGTGAGCGTGTTGTTCACCTGCAATGCAAACGACTCCGTCTTCACGACTCTCTTTAGGATCACAAAACCGTCCGAAGTCACGTTGACGTAGCTGCTGTACTGCACCTCGTACCTGACATCCGGATTCAAACCCTGGGACACACAAGACCATGAAAAAAGATtcgaaatcacaaaattttccAGGAGAGACAAAACTGtgaggttgagtggttagcacgcaggccctcgcagctaggagacccgagttcaattccaccctcggccatctctgtgtggagtttaccaaattgtccataggtatgaatgtgagtgtgaatggttgtttgtctatatgtgccctgtgattggctggccaccagtccagtggtgtaccccgcctctcgcccgaaagacagc
Coding sequences within it:
- the ctsd gene encoding cathepsin D, producing MRSFYLLLFSALALTNDAIVRIPLKKFRSIRRELTDSGKRAEELQVDTHSLKYNTGFPSSSGPTPETLKNYLDAQYYGDISLGTPPQPFTVVFDTGSSNLWVPSVHCSLLDIACLLHNKYNSDKSSTYVKNGTSFAIQYGSGSLSGYLSQDTCTVGDLAVQNQLFGEAIKQPGVAFIAAKFDGILGMAYPRISVDGVAPVFDNIMQQKKVEKNEFSFYLNRNPDTQPGGELLLGGTDPKYYTGDFSYVNVTRQAYWQIRMDTLQVGSQLSLCKGGCEAIVDTGTSLITGPAAEVKALQKAIGAIPLIQGEYMVNCEKIPTLPVITFNVGGNSYKLTGDQYVLKESQAGKTICLSGFMGLDIPPPAGPLWILGDVFIGQYYTVFDRENNRVGFAKSK